The following are from one region of the Mesorhizobium sp. B4-1-4 genome:
- a CDS encoding DUF3309 family protein, with protein MPIITIVIIVLILVLIGAVPAWPHSRSWGYGPSGIVGVVLVVVLVLLLMGRL; from the coding sequence ATGCCGATCATCACCATTGTCATCATCGTCCTGATCCTTGTGCTTATCGGTGCGGTGCCGGCCTGGCCGCATTCGCGCTCCTGGGGATACGGACCTTCGGGCATAGTCGGTGTGGTGCTGGTGGTGGTTCTGGTGCTGCTTTTGATGGGGCGGCTCTGA